In a genomic window of Tissierella sp. Yu-01:
- a CDS encoding DUF86 domain-containing protein has product MVNVIVIKQRLKQLANSLRKIEKYRAFTLDEFIQDEVAQDVVEYNLFIAINMMIDIATHIVVDNNMGNPDTLGDAFTVLNKENYLGDGETIIYKNMVGLRNILAHEYLKIDKEIIFSILQNNLVDFKKFIVFINDTFV; this is encoded by the coding sequence GTTATTGTTATAAAACAAAGGCTAAAACAGTTGGCAAACTCTTTGAGAAAAATTGAGAAATATAGAGCGTTTACATTAGATGAATTTATACAAGATGAGGTTGCACAGGATGTAGTTGAATATAATTTGTTTATAGCGATTAATATGATGATTGATATCGCTACTCATATTGTTGTAGATAATAATATGGGGAATCCAGATACTTTAGGTGATGCATTTACAGTATTAAATAAAGAAAATTATTTAGGCGATGGAGAAACAATAATATACAAAAATATGGTTGGTCTTAGAAATATATTAGCCCATGAGTATTTAAAGATAGATAAAGAAATAATTTTTAGTATTTTACAAAATAATTTGGTGGATTTCAAAAAGTTTATAGTATTTATAAATGATACTTTCGTATAA
- a CDS encoding ATP-binding protein: protein MNSNERKILGIVCELISNSLKADSSDISASINRDEEKFVITVKDNGKGMNEKTLKEVRRILNQPLKEVYEEYYSGLAGNCYSDSGLNIIGFQVDKAEVESSPEGTKITVIRKI from the coding sequence ATGAACTCTAATGAAAGAAAAATATTAGGCATCGTTTGCGAACTAATAAGTAACTCATTAAAGGCAGATTCATCAGATATAAGTGCGTCTATAAACAGGGATGAAGAAAAGTTTGTAATTACTGTAAAGGATAATGGTAAAGGAATGAACGAAAAAACCCTAAAAGAGGTCCGCAGGATCTTAAATCAACCCCTTAAGGAAGTCTATGAGGAATACTATAGCGGTCTTGCTGGCAACTGCTATAGTGATTCAGGTTTAAACATAATTGGGTTTCAAGTGGATAAAGCAGAAGTTGAAAGTAGCCCAGAAGGCACAAAAATTACTGTAATAAGAAAGATTTAG
- a CDS encoding DUF1576 domain-containing protein: protein MKKRVPEVIIFVYMFSLLIIGLSLQPINELYDGLYNILTSTGILITDYMVIGGVGPALVNGALVAFIGMLLIKINSVPMTGPSIACIFIMAGFGLFGKNIWSVLPIIFGVYIFSKIKKQKFKTYIYPALFGTALAPFVTYYAFTTEFGIWPGIIIGILAGIIIPPLATHLLKAHEGYNLYNVGFSAGFVGLLIYNILRGYGFSTETVLIWGTEFNEIIRKIIIPMVISMIIVGFLINKQSFKGYKEIFKYPGVLITDYIPIAGFGNTLINMGLVGLVGIAYIELVGAHYNGATLGALLTVIGFGAFGKNPKNITPIIIGVYLGTIFSHHEANGAGPIFAALFGTCLAPLAGKFGPIIGILAGFTHLSVVSYIGGLHGGLNLYNNGFAAGIVATIFVALIQGFKKED, encoded by the coding sequence ATGAAGAAAAGAGTACCTGAAGTGATTATTTTTGTATACATGTTTTCTCTGTTAATTATAGGATTGTCTTTACAACCTATAAATGAATTGTATGATGGACTTTATAATATTTTAACGTCAACTGGCATATTAATAACAGATTATATGGTAATTGGTGGAGTGGGGCCAGCATTGGTTAATGGAGCACTTGTAGCTTTTATTGGAATGCTGTTAATAAAAATAAATTCAGTACCAATGACTGGACCATCCATTGCATGCATATTCATCATGGCAGGCTTTGGATTATTTGGGAAAAACATTTGGTCTGTACTTCCAATAATTTTTGGAGTGTATATTTTTAGCAAAATAAAAAAACAAAAGTTTAAAACTTATATTTATCCTGCTTTGTTTGGAACTGCTTTAGCACCATTTGTTACTTATTATGCCTTTACAACTGAGTTTGGAATATGGCCAGGTATCATAATAGGAATTTTAGCAGGAATAATCATACCACCTTTAGCCACTCACCTTTTAAAGGCACACGAGGGTTATAATCTTTACAATGTAGGATTTTCTGCAGGCTTTGTTGGATTACTCATATATAATATTCTTAGGGGATATGGTTTTAGTACTGAAACTGTTTTGATATGGGGTACAGAGTTTAATGAGATTATAAGAAAGATTATTATTCCAATGGTAATAAGTATGATAATAGTTGGATTTTTGATCAACAAACAATCCTTTAAAGGATACAAAGAGATTTTCAAATATCCAGGAGTGCTGATTACAGATTATATCCCAATTGCAGGATTCGGAAATACCCTTATAAATATGGGTTTAGTAGGCTTGGTTGGAATAGCCTATATAGAACTTGTTGGGGCACATTATAATGGAGCAACCTTGGGGGCATTGTTAACAGTAATAGGATTTGGAGCCTTTGGTAAAAACCCCAAAAATATTACACCTATAATAATAGGTGTATATCTAGGAACCATATTTTCACATCATGAGGCAAATGGAGCAGGTCCAATATTTGCAGCTTTATTTGGTACATGTCTAGCACCTCTGGCAGGAAAATTTGGACCTATTATTGGCATACTAGCAGGTTTTACTCATTTATCAGTAGTATCATATATTGGAGGACTTCATGGAGGCTTAAACTTATATAATAATGGTTTTGCAGCTGGAATTGTGGCGACAATCTTTGTTGCTCTTATACAGGGGTTTAAAAAGGAAGATTAA